The Catenuloplanes niger genome includes a window with the following:
- a CDS encoding alpha/beta hydrolase fold domain-containing protein, producing the protein MINHSTGPGDLDRIVADAHAVVERQLQHLAAGRGDRRILADQVSYELARQTDAEERVLCPALARTGAVAEARHLRDENKRLKELLVVIQQSEPGDEEFEEAVAELIDDVRQHAAEEEEEYLPQLRHRLGPDRMPELGRDWLAAMRAAPARPHPHVPAGALAHRLTDPATAAVDRLRDRVSGRRDVLATDPSGLLDPQAQRVLDAFAALHPAPLETLTVTRARRRPGLAAAVRALAPGLAPEPVGDARTLLLHDGLPVRVYHPSGGPAEPLPVILWAHGGGWVLPEAAEADTICRALTNRTGAIVACPGYRLAPEEPFPAAFEDIRTTYHWLETHARFLGADPTRIALAGESNGATMAAATAWNLRLTDGTLPAALLLVHPLTTLAPHGDSMITEADAKPLTRTALSWLLTHAVPPATGGDPWLDLLGLPRQSLTGLPPTLVITAERDLLRDQGEDFGRHLALAGVSVTTTRYQGVPHGFLAAAPILDTAQRALAEAAAHLRRAFAGLPAKPI; encoded by the coding sequence ATGATCAACCACTCCACCGGCCCGGGTGACCTGGACCGGATCGTCGCGGACGCCCACGCGGTCGTCGAACGCCAACTGCAGCACCTCGCCGCCGGCCGCGGCGACCGCCGGATCCTGGCCGACCAGGTCTCCTACGAGCTGGCCCGGCAGACCGACGCGGAGGAGCGCGTGCTCTGCCCGGCGCTGGCCCGCACCGGCGCGGTCGCCGAGGCCCGGCACCTGCGCGACGAGAACAAGCGGCTCAAGGAACTGCTCGTGGTCATCCAGCAGAGCGAGCCCGGCGACGAGGAGTTCGAGGAGGCGGTCGCGGAACTGATCGACGACGTACGCCAGCACGCGGCCGAGGAAGAGGAGGAGTACCTGCCGCAGCTGCGCCACCGGCTCGGCCCGGACCGCATGCCCGAGCTCGGCCGCGACTGGCTCGCCGCGATGCGCGCGGCACCGGCCCGCCCGCACCCGCACGTGCCGGCCGGTGCGCTCGCCCACCGGCTCACCGACCCGGCCACCGCGGCCGTCGACCGGCTCCGCGACCGCGTCTCCGGCCGCCGTGACGTGCTCGCCACCGACCCGTCCGGCCTGCTCGACCCGCAGGCCCAGCGGGTGCTCGACGCGTTCGCCGCACTGCACCCCGCGCCGCTGGAGACGCTCACCGTCACCCGCGCCCGCCGCCGCCCCGGCCTGGCCGCCGCGGTCCGCGCGCTCGCACCCGGCCTCGCCCCGGAACCGGTCGGCGACGCCCGCACGCTGCTGCTGCACGACGGCCTGCCGGTCCGCGTCTACCACCCGTCCGGCGGCCCGGCCGAGCCGCTGCCGGTGATCCTCTGGGCGCACGGCGGCGGCTGGGTGCTGCCCGAGGCCGCGGAGGCGGACACGATCTGCCGCGCGCTCACCAACCGGACCGGCGCGATCGTCGCCTGCCCCGGTTACCGGCTGGCCCCGGAGGAGCCGTTCCCGGCCGCGTTCGAGGACATCCGCACCACGTACCACTGGCTGGAGACGCACGCCCGCTTCCTCGGTGCCGACCCCACCCGGATCGCGCTGGCCGGCGAGTCCAACGGCGCCACCATGGCCGCCGCCACCGCGTGGAACCTCCGCCTCACCGACGGCACGCTCCCGGCCGCGCTGCTGCTCGTCCACCCGCTCACCACGCTCGCCCCGCACGGCGACAGCATGATCACCGAGGCGGACGCGAAACCGCTCACCCGGACCGCGCTCTCCTGGCTGCTCACCCACGCGGTGCCGCCGGCCACCGGCGGCGATCCGTGGCTCGACCTGCTCGGGCTGCCGCGGCAGTCACTGACCGGCCTGCCGCCGACGCTGGTGATCACCGCGGAGCGGGACCTGCTGCGCGACCAGGGCGAGGACTTCGGCCGGCACCTCGCGCTGGCCGGTGTCTCCGTCACCACCACCCGCTACCAGGGCGTGCCGCACGGCTTCCTCGCGGCCGCGCCGATCCTCGACACCGCGCAGCGCGCGCTCGCGGAAGCGGCGGCCCACCTCCGGCGCGCCTTCGCCGGGCTCCCGGCGAAGCCGATCTGA
- a CDS encoding glycosyltransferase family 4 protein, whose amino-acid sequence MIVISQYESDPRVRRQAEALVARGDEVTVLALEAEGRPREDVVEGVRVIHLPVKKYRGSSAKAYLGLYGSFGARATAWLTRHPRRFDVLQAHSMPEALVFAGIAQRLAGVPLLLDVHDLTSKLFAAKFEGKSAIMSGVRLSERAALRFATEVMTVHEPYADLVRADTKKPVSVVMNCPDERLFAPRPEPRRWDPDGEIVFSYHGLIAPRHGLVNVVKALKGVREALPGARVQIRGGGDGIDEVAATARELGLEDAVDLPTRLYSMTEIVGELTDVHIGLVPSMLDQWTEGVLPTKLLEYSALGVPCVTFRNPVIERYFPDDSVTYVDPATPDTLREAMIALAKDPDRALEQAARAAKVMEGLRWSAQKEIYFSVIDRLAARKNRG is encoded by the coding sequence ATGATCGTCATCAGTCAGTACGAGTCGGATCCGCGCGTCCGACGCCAGGCCGAGGCGCTGGTCGCGCGCGGTGACGAGGTCACCGTGCTGGCCCTGGAGGCGGAGGGCCGGCCCCGCGAGGACGTGGTCGAGGGCGTCCGGGTGATCCACCTGCCGGTGAAGAAGTACCGTGGCTCCTCCGCCAAGGCGTACCTCGGCCTCTACGGCTCGTTCGGCGCCCGCGCGACCGCCTGGCTCACCCGCCACCCCCGGCGCTTCGACGTGCTCCAGGCGCACTCGATGCCGGAGGCGCTGGTCTTCGCGGGCATCGCGCAGCGGCTGGCCGGCGTGCCGCTGCTGCTCGACGTGCACGACCTGACCAGCAAGCTGTTCGCGGCGAAGTTCGAGGGCAAGAGCGCGATCATGTCCGGGGTGCGCCTCTCCGAGCGCGCCGCGCTGCGCTTCGCCACCGAGGTCATGACCGTGCACGAGCCGTACGCGGACCTGGTCCGCGCGGACACGAAGAAGCCGGTGTCGGTGGTGATGAACTGCCCCGACGAGCGCCTGTTCGCGCCGCGTCCGGAGCCGCGCCGGTGGGACCCGGACGGCGAGATCGTGTTCAGCTACCACGGCCTGATCGCGCCGCGGCACGGCCTGGTCAACGTGGTCAAGGCGCTCAAGGGCGTCCGCGAGGCGCTGCCCGGCGCGCGCGTGCAGATACGGGGTGGCGGCGACGGCATCGACGAGGTCGCGGCCACCGCGCGCGAGCTCGGCCTGGAGGACGCGGTCGACCTGCCGACCCGGCTCTACTCGATGACCGAGATCGTCGGCGAGCTGACGGACGTGCACATCGGCCTGGTCCCCAGCATGCTGGACCAGTGGACCGAGGGCGTGCTCCCCACCAAGCTGCTGGAGTACTCCGCGCTCGGCGTCCCGTGCGTGACGTTCCGGAACCCGGTCATCGAGCGGTACTTCCCGGACGACTCGGTCACCTACGTCGACCCGGCCACGCCGGACACGCTGCGGGAGGCCATGATCGCGCTGGCCAAGGACCCGGACCGGGCCCTGGAGCAGGCCGCCCGCGCCGCGAAGGTGATGGAGGGCCTGCGCTGGAGCGCGCAGAAGGAGATCTACTTCAGCGTGATCGACCGGCTCGCGGCCCGGAAGAACCGTGGTTGA
- a CDS encoding Gfo/Idh/MocA family protein, whose amino-acid sequence MSGVALIGFGYWGPNLARNLQNHAGSRWRYLVELSPERAARAQALYPQVKVVSDLDIVLDDPEVTAAIVATPAATHTPLTRRLLDAGKHVMVEKPLALSTEDAASLATQADRAGRVLMVGHVFEYVPAVLEMKKIIDAGEIGDLLYLHSQRLNLGRIQSDVNAFTSIGPHDVSIANFLVGKGAEWVSARGARYLNENVEDVVFVTVGYPGGVLAHMHVSWLDPSKTRKTTVVGSQQMMVFDDVDSETKLRVYDKGADRLDPDAYGAWQYKLRDGAMRVPSLPMAEPLGAELKHFLECVDNGARPRTDGWNGVEVVAVLEAVEESLRKGGDQIGVNTHRPAS is encoded by the coding sequence ATGAGTGGAGTCGCGCTGATCGGTTTCGGGTACTGGGGGCCGAACCTGGCCCGCAACCTGCAGAACCATGCCGGTTCCCGCTGGCGTTACCTGGTGGAGCTGTCGCCTGAGCGCGCCGCGCGCGCCCAGGCGCTCTACCCGCAGGTGAAGGTCGTCAGCGATCTCGACATCGTGCTCGACGACCCCGAGGTGACCGCCGCGATCGTGGCCACGCCGGCCGCCACGCACACGCCGCTGACCCGGCGCCTGCTGGACGCCGGCAAGCACGTCATGGTGGAGAAGCCGCTGGCGCTCAGCACCGAGGACGCGGCCTCGCTGGCCACCCAGGCCGACCGGGCCGGCCGGGTGCTGATGGTCGGGCACGTCTTCGAGTACGTCCCGGCCGTGCTGGAGATGAAGAAGATCATCGACGCCGGCGAGATCGGTGACCTGCTCTACCTGCACTCCCAGCGCCTCAACCTGGGCCGGATCCAGAGCGACGTGAACGCGTTCACGTCGATCGGCCCGCACGACGTCTCGATCGCGAACTTCCTGGTCGGCAAGGGCGCGGAGTGGGTCTCCGCGCGCGGCGCCCGCTACCTGAACGAGAACGTCGAGGACGTCGTGTTCGTGACGGTCGGCTACCCGGGCGGCGTGCTCGCCCACATGCACGTCAGCTGGCTGGACCCGTCCAAGACCCGCAAGACCACGGTCGTCGGCTCGCAGCAGATGATGGTCTTCGACGACGTCGACTCCGAGACCAAGCTCCGGGTGTACGACAAGGGCGCGGACCGGCTCGACCCGGACGCGTACGGTGCCTGGCAGTACAAGCTGCGCGACGGTGCCATGCGCGTGCCGAGCCTGCCGATGGCCGAGCCGCTCGGCGCGGAGCTCAAGCACTTCCTGGAGTGCGTCGACAACGGTGCCCGCCCGCGCACCGACGGGTGGAACGGCGTCGAGGTCGTCGCCGTCCTGGAGGCCGTCGAGGAGTCGCTGCGCAAGGGCGGCGACCAGATCGGGGTCAACACGCACCGGCCGGCCAGCTGA
- a CDS encoding 5'-3' exonuclease, with amino-acid sequence MNQRPLLAVDAPSLYFRAYFGIPESAARAPDGSPVNAVRGFTDMLATLIRTRRPDRVVCALDASWRPEWRVALIPSYKAHRVAVAPAVEEVPDTLVPQIPIILELLAAVGIPAFGVDGYEADDVLGTLAFSQPGPVEVASGDRDLFQLVDDARGTRLLYCGRGVAKLEDADEALVAAKYGVAPQRYADFAALRGDPSDGLPGVAGVGEKTAARLVERYGGLDDILAALDDPAAGFAAGLRTKLAAARDYLRAAGPVVRVATDVPLPVTAFALPAAPVDADALMALAEKWNLAGPCQRLVDAMSSRD; translated from the coding sequence GTGAACCAGCGACCGCTGCTCGCCGTCGACGCGCCCAGCCTCTACTTCCGTGCCTACTTCGGCATCCCCGAGTCGGCCGCCCGCGCGCCGGACGGCAGCCCGGTCAACGCGGTCCGCGGCTTCACCGACATGCTCGCCACGCTGATCCGCACCCGCCGGCCGGACCGGGTGGTCTGCGCGCTGGACGCGTCCTGGCGGCCGGAGTGGCGGGTCGCGCTGATCCCGTCGTACAAGGCGCACCGGGTCGCGGTCGCACCGGCCGTCGAGGAGGTGCCGGACACGCTGGTGCCGCAGATCCCGATCATCCTGGAGCTGCTGGCCGCCGTCGGCATCCCGGCGTTCGGCGTGGACGGCTACGAGGCCGACGACGTGCTCGGCACACTGGCCTTCTCGCAGCCCGGCCCGGTCGAGGTCGCGTCCGGCGACCGGGACCTGTTCCAGCTGGTCGACGACGCGCGCGGCACCCGGCTGCTCTACTGCGGCCGCGGCGTGGCGAAGCTGGAGGACGCGGACGAGGCGCTGGTCGCGGCCAAGTACGGCGTGGCCCCCCAGCGCTACGCGGACTTCGCGGCGCTGCGCGGCGACCCCAGCGACGGGCTGCCCGGCGTGGCCGGCGTCGGCGAGAAGACCGCGGCCCGGCTGGTCGAGCGCTACGGCGGCCTGGACGACATCCTGGCCGCGCTGGACGACCCGGCCGCCGGGTTCGCCGCCGGGCTGCGCACCAAGCTGGCCGCGGCCCGCGACTACCTGCGGGCCGCCGGGCCGGTGGTCCGCGTCGCCACCGACGTGCCGCTGCCGGTCACCGCGTTCGCGCTGCCGGCCGCGCCGGTCGACGCGGACGCGCTGATGGCGCTCGCGGAGAAGTGGAACCTCGCCGGCCCCTGCCAGCGTCTGGTCGACGCCATGTCGTCGCGGGACTGA
- a CDS encoding DegT/DnrJ/EryC1/StrS family aminotransferase: MTIPLVDLKASYERHKAGIDAAMAEVITNTRFIGGKELVEFEEAFATFCGARFAIGVGSGTAALHLAMAALEVGPGDVVAVPAHTFIATAEPVAWLGATPRFVDIEPETGCMDPAALKAALAPGDVKAVIPVHIHGQPVDLAAIGAIAEEAGVPIIEDAAQAHGSSVTLADGSVVRAGAYGAISCFSFYPGKNLGAFGDAGALTTNDPELAQKLKKLRDHGRLSKYEHDIVGYAHRLDTLQAAILSVKLTTLDADNDRRREIAAGYRAGLEGVGDLRFVTEAPGRRGVYHHFVIHTADRDALLAHLKAAGIGAGIHFPLPLHLQPAFAYLGGKRGDLPNTEAFESTCVSLPIYPELTDAQRDEVIAAVRSYFDGN, from the coding sequence ATGACGATTCCCCTCGTAGACCTCAAGGCGTCGTACGAGCGCCACAAGGCCGGCATCGACGCCGCGATGGCCGAGGTCATCACGAACACCCGGTTCATCGGTGGCAAGGAGCTCGTCGAGTTCGAGGAGGCGTTCGCCACGTTCTGCGGCGCCCGCTTCGCGATCGGCGTCGGCTCCGGCACCGCCGCGCTGCACCTCGCGATGGCCGCGCTCGAGGTCGGCCCCGGCGACGTGGTCGCGGTCCCCGCGCACACGTTCATCGCCACCGCGGAGCCGGTCGCCTGGCTCGGCGCCACCCCGCGCTTCGTGGACATCGAGCCGGAGACCGGCTGCATGGACCCGGCCGCGCTGAAGGCCGCGCTCGCCCCCGGCGACGTCAAGGCCGTCATTCCGGTGCACATCCACGGCCAGCCGGTCGACCTCGCCGCGATCGGCGCGATCGCGGAGGAGGCGGGCGTCCCGATCATCGAGGACGCGGCCCAGGCGCACGGCTCCTCGGTCACGCTGGCCGACGGCTCCGTGGTGCGCGCCGGTGCGTACGGTGCGATCTCCTGCTTCTCGTTCTACCCGGGCAAGAACCTCGGCGCGTTCGGTGACGCGGGCGCGCTCACCACGAACGACCCGGAGCTGGCCCAGAAGCTCAAGAAGCTGCGCGACCACGGCCGCCTCAGCAAGTACGAGCACGACATCGTCGGCTACGCGCACCGCCTCGACACGCTGCAGGCCGCGATCCTGAGCGTCAAGCTGACCACGCTGGACGCGGACAACGACCGCCGCCGCGAGATCGCCGCCGGGTACCGGGCCGGCCTCGAGGGCGTCGGCGACCTGCGGTTCGTCACCGAGGCCCCGGGCCGTCGCGGCGTCTACCACCACTTCGTGATCCACACCGCCGACCGGGACGCGCTGCTCGCGCACCTCAAGGCGGCCGGGATCGGCGCGGGCATCCACTTCCCGCTGCCGCTGCACCTGCAGCCGGCGTTCGCGTACCTCGGCGGCAAGCGGGGCGACCTGCCGAACACCGAGGCGTTCGAGTCGACCTGCGTGTCGCTGCCGATCTACCCGGAGCTGACGGACGCGCAGCGCGACGAGGTCATTGCCGCGGTCCGCTCGTACTTCGACGGGAACTGA
- a CDS encoding acyltransferase, whose product MSTVISPLSVVADGVTLGDGSVVEEFCVIGRSGPTDEKTVIGDGATLRTHTVLYAGNTIGPRFATGHHALVRESNTIGENVSIGSLSVVEHHVTLGDRVRIHSQCFIPEFSVIEEDAWIGPRVTLTNAPFPRCPSVSTCMKGVHIERGAKIGANATILPGVRIGAGAIIGSGTVVTRDVAPGAVVVGNPGRQTKTTDELTCPAGLDHRPYPPVESIGASA is encoded by the coding sequence ATGAGCACCGTGATCAGCCCGCTGTCCGTCGTCGCCGACGGCGTCACGCTGGGGGACGGGAGCGTGGTCGAGGAGTTCTGCGTCATCGGCCGCTCCGGTCCCACCGACGAGAAGACGGTGATCGGCGACGGCGCGACGCTGCGCACGCACACCGTGCTCTACGCGGGCAACACGATCGGGCCGCGGTTCGCCACCGGCCACCACGCGCTGGTCCGCGAGTCGAACACGATCGGCGAGAACGTGTCGATCGGCTCGCTGTCGGTCGTCGAGCACCACGTGACGCTCGGCGACCGGGTGCGGATCCACTCGCAGTGCTTCATCCCGGAGTTCTCGGTGATCGAGGAGGACGCGTGGATCGGCCCGCGCGTCACGCTCACCAATGCGCCGTTCCCGCGCTGCCCTTCCGTCTCGACCTGCATGAAGGGCGTGCACATCGAGCGCGGCGCCAAGATCGGCGCGAACGCCACGATCCTGCCGGGTGTGCGGATCGGGGCGGGCGCCATCATCGGCTCGGGCACGGTCGTCACGCGTGACGTCGCGCCCGGCGCCGTGGTGGTCGGCAACCCCGGCCGTCAGACCAAGACCACGGACGAGCTGACCTGCCCGGCCGGTCTGGATCACCGTCCCTACCCACCCGTCGAGTCCATCGGAGCGAGCGCATGA
- a CDS encoding O-antigen ligase family protein: MVLARDAERDDAAPTARRLIPRWLSGVLLVLLSLLLVEVVIEAWIQVLFSSTTIDAQNRVVEDLPTWPKAFKNAIYLSLLAISALVLALEWRRWREFTTKADIALAVLGVVLILAGLVNGSEISLIAQAGYVYLRGVIVFYAWRVAFPSQKHIRWALIPVGVLVVLNSILAIWQTLAGYQAYQMVGWNNMTWARINRAHALMDHPNHLGHFLTLALLGLLCWFIVRKNVGWKLWLLFGFIALAGSATQSRESALGFLGAAIVLAILRRGKYVVIAVATAMVLMFAVGQVVISPENRTELARRLAGVTSALSLPSGAEQDGFCVQGNAGCEEENSIPQREVRVLYAQQGVKLFFKQPILGYGIGQFGGIAAYTADPEWFKDTRFGPNGFELYGSNEKQVDSFWLHLLVETGTLGVLAYLTWLFFLAWPLLRSSWADRKERWKENRAGPTTLWGIAVLVFAVLVAALAPSLEDPVFPAMLFSVLGISWVMLSRAGARTPVAAAETAAPADEPTARRTDEEV, from the coding sequence ATGGTCCTCGCGCGTGACGCCGAGCGGGATGATGCGGCGCCGACGGCGCGACGTCTGATTCCCCGCTGGCTGTCCGGAGTCCTGCTCGTCCTGCTGTCCCTCCTCCTCGTCGAGGTCGTGATCGAGGCGTGGATCCAGGTGCTGTTCAGCAGCACCACGATCGACGCCCAGAACCGGGTCGTCGAAGACCTGCCGACCTGGCCCAAGGCGTTCAAGAACGCCATCTACCTGTCCCTGCTCGCGATCAGCGCACTGGTCCTCGCGCTCGAGTGGCGGCGGTGGCGTGAGTTCACCACCAAGGCCGACATCGCGCTCGCCGTGCTGGGCGTGGTGCTGATCCTCGCGGGCCTGGTCAACGGCTCCGAGATCTCGCTGATCGCCCAGGCCGGCTACGTCTACCTGCGCGGCGTGATCGTGTTCTACGCGTGGCGGGTGGCGTTCCCCTCGCAGAAGCACATCCGCTGGGCGCTGATCCCGGTCGGCGTGCTCGTCGTCCTCAACTCGATCCTCGCGATCTGGCAGACGCTCGCCGGCTACCAGGCGTACCAGATGGTCGGCTGGAACAACATGACCTGGGCCCGGATCAACCGGGCGCACGCGCTCATGGACCACCCGAACCACCTCGGCCACTTCCTCACGCTCGCCCTGCTCGGCCTGCTCTGCTGGTTCATCGTGCGGAAGAACGTCGGCTGGAAGCTGTGGCTGCTGTTCGGCTTCATCGCGCTGGCCGGCTCCGCCACCCAGTCCCGCGAGTCCGCGCTCGGCTTCCTCGGCGCCGCGATCGTGCTCGCGATCCTCCGCCGCGGCAAGTACGTGGTGATCGCGGTCGCCACCGCGATGGTGCTGATGTTCGCGGTCGGCCAGGTCGTCATCTCCCCGGAGAACCGCACCGAGCTGGCCCGCCGCCTGGCCGGCGTGACCAGCGCGCTCTCGCTGCCCAGCGGCGCCGAGCAGGACGGCTTCTGCGTCCAGGGCAACGCCGGCTGCGAGGAGGAGAACAGCATCCCGCAGCGCGAGGTCCGGGTGCTCTACGCGCAGCAGGGCGTCAAGCTCTTCTTCAAGCAGCCCATCCTGGGGTACGGCATCGGCCAGTTCGGCGGCATCGCGGCCTACACCGCGGACCCGGAGTGGTTCAAGGACACCCGCTTCGGCCCGAACGGCTTCGAGCTCTACGGCTCCAACGAGAAGCAGGTCGACTCGTTCTGGCTGCACCTGCTGGTGGAGACCGGTACGCTCGGCGTCCTCGCCTACCTGACCTGGCTGTTCTTCCTGGCCTGGCCGCTGCTGCGCAGTTCCTGGGCCGACCGGAAGGAGCGCTGGAAGGAGAACCGGGCCGGCCCGACCACGCTGTGGGGCATCGCGGTGCTCGTCTTCGCGGTCCTGGTCGCGGCGCTGGCGCCGTCCCTCGAGGACCCGGTCTTCCCGGCGATGCTCTTCTCCGTGCTGGGCATCTCCTGGGTGATGCTGTCCCGCGCCGGCGCCCGGACCCCGGTCGCCGCCGCCGAGACCGCCGCACCCGCCGACGAGCCGACCGCTCGCCGTACCGACGAGGAAGTTTAG
- a CDS encoding serine hydrolase, protein MSTGAQWPDLTTLYREAAGAAGGRWHVLVTRHGTPVLEEDADAVLHAYSVQKLAVAVAVLDAVDRGVVALDHRICVPPEIVLPGSGIYALQTVWGDRVTVANVLTALLLVSDNTAVRLCGELVPAREINEILAAKGFARTRVEPVDNPHRFFLGVTTPRETHDLLTRLAAGTLLSADSTAFVLGVLRALSGYHDGVRRVMSSQDRARVASKYGADWQDGFASRHEAGVVFDRDGRPAVVFALFADRLGDVLNYGSTHPAVQAHALLGPALLSLATT, encoded by the coding sequence GTGAGCACCGGCGCGCAGTGGCCCGACCTGACGACCCTCTACCGGGAGGCGGCCGGCGCCGCGGGTGGCCGCTGGCACGTGCTGGTCACCCGGCACGGCACGCCGGTGCTGGAGGAGGACGCGGACGCGGTGCTGCACGCGTACAGCGTGCAGAAGCTCGCGGTCGCGGTCGCGGTGCTGGACGCGGTCGACCGGGGCGTGGTCGCCCTCGATCACCGGATCTGCGTGCCACCGGAGATCGTGCTGCCGGGCAGCGGCATCTACGCGCTGCAGACCGTCTGGGGTGACCGGGTCACGGTCGCGAACGTGCTGACCGCGCTGCTGCTGGTCTCCGACAACACGGCGGTGCGGCTGTGCGGGGAACTGGTGCCGGCCCGGGAGATCAACGAGATCCTGGCGGCGAAGGGCTTCGCGCGCACGCGGGTCGAGCCGGTGGACAACCCGCACCGGTTCTTCCTCGGCGTCACCACGCCGCGGGAGACCCACGACCTGCTCACCAGGCTGGCCGCCGGCACGCTGCTGTCCGCGGACAGCACCGCGTTCGTGCTGGGCGTGCTGCGCGCGCTCAGCGGATACCACGACGGGGTACGCCGGGTGATGTCGTCGCAGGACCGGGCGCGGGTGGCCAGCAAGTACGGCGCGGACTGGCAGGACGGGTTCGCGTCCCGGCACGAGGCCGGCGTGGTCTTCGACCGGGACGGCCGGCCCGCGGTGGTGTTCGCGCTGTTCGCGGACCGGCTCGGCGACGTGCTGAACTACGGCTCGACGCACCCGGCGGTGCAGGCGCACGCGCTCCTGGGGCCGGCGCTGCTCAGTCTCGCGACGACCTAG
- a CDS encoding lipopolysaccharide biosynthesis protein, with protein sequence MVEQTTVTERPAAAPGMARSGVASLAALVALGLTRLVHGALVARATDQEVYGLVGSLVAVSTIASLLLPAGLASAASRFIPFQQGRGDVGAVAAVDRMLSRLGLVAAVVLGAGAGAFAWLVYDLDPVDVVQVVLLCVTFCAYTVQKATLYAFGEVAHYAKLELASSVIAIGATVLVVLTGVPLYILPLALGYGLFGLAGWVRLRATRAGIRREPRTGAPDTREIWVYIGLACVGTVCASGFLQSTQLLAGWVATAGVVAYFTASVTLVAPFYFLPRALGMVLFPAMARAHGAGDAEAVRTQADLSTRALLAALAPLFVGAILLAPEVLAVYGGGEFADGAPILRLILAGTYLAVIPVAAVNSLSSGEHVRVPTLAAVAGASTGLLAVALLTPAFGAVGVAAGYVLGTAITAGVPLITAWRLLRMSWFGPVLRALSVVGSALVLAAVLDHLDAGVLLDVTAALLGALIAASVLVGDLRRLWRDGRARPATPGSGDTA encoded by the coding sequence GTGGTTGAGCAGACGACGGTGACGGAGCGCCCGGCCGCCGCACCCGGCATGGCGCGCAGCGGGGTGGCCAGCCTCGCCGCGCTCGTCGCGCTGGGCCTGACCCGGCTGGTCCACGGCGCGCTGGTCGCCCGGGCGACCGACCAGGAGGTCTACGGCCTGGTCGGCTCGCTGGTCGCGGTCAGCACGATCGCCAGCCTGCTGCTGCCGGCCGGCCTGGCCAGCGCCGCGTCCCGGTTCATCCCGTTCCAGCAGGGCCGGGGGGACGTCGGCGCGGTCGCCGCGGTCGACCGCATGCTCTCCCGGCTCGGCCTGGTCGCGGCCGTGGTGCTCGGCGCGGGCGCGGGCGCGTTCGCCTGGCTCGTCTACGACCTGGACCCGGTCGACGTGGTCCAGGTGGTGCTGCTGTGCGTGACGTTCTGCGCGTACACCGTGCAGAAGGCCACGCTCTACGCGTTCGGCGAGGTCGCCCACTACGCGAAGCTGGAGTTGGCCTCGTCGGTGATCGCCATCGGCGCGACCGTGCTGGTGGTGCTGACCGGCGTGCCGCTCTACATCCTGCCGCTGGCGCTCGGCTACGGCCTGTTCGGCCTGGCCGGCTGGGTGCGGCTGCGCGCGACCCGGGCCGGGATCCGCCGCGAGCCGCGCACCGGCGCGCCGGACACCCGCGAGATCTGGGTCTACATCGGGCTCGCCTGCGTCGGCACGGTCTGCGCGAGCGGCTTCCTGCAGAGCACCCAGCTGCTGGCCGGCTGGGTCGCCACGGCCGGCGTGGTCGCCTACTTCACCGCCTCGGTCACGCTGGTCGCGCCGTTCTACTTCCTGCCCCGCGCGCTCGGCATGGTGCTGTTCCCGGCGATGGCCCGGGCGCACGGCGCCGGGGACGCCGAGGCCGTGCGCACGCAGGCCGACCTGTCCACCCGCGCGCTGCTGGCCGCGCTCGCGCCGCTGTTCGTCGGCGCGATCCTGCTGGCGCCGGAGGTGCTGGCGGTCTACGGCGGCGGCGAGTTCGCCGACGGCGCGCCGATCCTGCGCCTGATCCTGGCCGGTACGTACCTCGCGGTCATCCCGGTCGCGGCCGTGAACTCGCTGTCCAGCGGCGAGCACGTCCGGGTTCCGACACTGGCCGCGGTGGCCGGCGCCAGCACCGGCCTGCTGGCGGTGGCGCTGCTGACCCCCGCGTTCGGCGCGGTCGGCGTGGCGGCCGGCTACGTGCTGGGCACCGCGATCACGGCCGGCGTCCCGCTGATCACGGCGTGGCGACTGCTCCGGATGTCCTGGTTCGGCCCGGTCCTTCGTGCACTCAGCGTAGTCGGGTCGGCACTTGTTCTCGCGGCCGTGCTGGACCACCTCGACGCGGGGGTCCTGCTCGACGTCACGGCCGCCCTGCTAGGCGCTTTGATCGCGGCGTCGGTGCTGGTCGGAGACCTGCGGAGACTCTGGCGCGACGGTCGCGCCAGGCCCGCCACCCCGGGTAGCGGTGACACAGCGTGA